From the genome of Carcharodon carcharias isolate sCarCar2 chromosome 34, sCarCar2.pri, whole genome shotgun sequence, one region includes:
- the h3f3c gene encoding H3 histone, family 3C yields MARTKQTARKSTGGKAPRKQLATKAARKSAPSTGGVKKPHRYRPGTVALREIRRYQKSTELLIRKLPFQRLVREIAQDFKTDLRFQSAAIGALQEASEAYLVGLFEDTNLCAIHAKRVTIMPKDIQLARRIRGERA; encoded by the exons ATGGCTCGTACAAAGCAGACCGCTCGTAAATCCACTGGAGGCAAGGCCCCACGCAAGCAGCTTGCCACCAAGGCAGCCCGCAAGAGTGCCCCTTCCACTGGTGGAGTGAAGAAACCCCATCGTTACAG ACCTGGTACTGTGGCTTTGCGTGAAATCAGGCGATATCAGAAGTCCACAGAGTTGCTGATCAGGAAGCTGCCTTTCCAGCGTCTCGTGCGTGAGATCGCACAGGACTTCAAAACTGACCTGAGGTTCCAGAGCGCTGCTATCGGGGCTCTGCAG GAAGCCAGTGAGGCATACCTGGTTGGTCTGTTTGAAGACACCAACCTGTGTGCCATCCACGCCAAACGCGTCACCATCATGCCGAAGGACATACAGCTGGCCCGCCGTATTCGAGGGGAGCGTGCTTAA